A single window of Oncorhynchus keta strain PuntledgeMale-10-30-2019 chromosome 34, Oket_V2, whole genome shotgun sequence DNA harbors:
- the LOC118378399 gene encoding tubulin alpha chain-like — translation MRECISMHVGQAGVQMGNACWELYCLEHGIQPDGQMPSDKTRGGGDDSFNTFFSETGAGKHVPRAIFVDLEPTVIDEVRTGIYRQLFHPEQLITGKEDAANNYARGHYTIGKEIIDIVLDRTRKLADQCTGLQGFLIFHSFGGGTGSGFTSLLMERLSVDYGKKSKLEFAVYPAPQVSTAVVEPYNSILTTHTTLEHSDCAFMVDNEAIYDICRRNLDIERPSYTNLNRLIGQIVSSITASLRFDGALNVDLTEFQTNLVPYPRIHFPLATYAPVISAEKAYHEQLSVADITNACFEPANQMVKCDPRHGKYMACCLLYRGDVVPKDVNSAIAAIKTKRSIQFVDWCPTGFKVGINYQPPTVVPGGDLAKVQRAVCMLSNTTAIAEAWARLDHKFDLMYAKRAFVHWYVGEGMEEGEFSEAREDMAALEKDYEEVGTDSVGEEDEEGEEY, via the exons ATG CGTGAGTGTATCTCCATGCATGTGGGCCAAGCCGGAGTCCAGATGGGTAATGCCTGTTGGGAGCTGTACTGCCTGGAGCATGGGATCCAGCCGGACGGACAGATGCCCAGTGACAAGACTCGTGGAGGTGGAGACGACTCCTTCAACACCTTCTTCAGTGAGACCGGAGCTGGAAAGCATGTCCCCCGTGCCATCTTCGTTGATCTGGAGCCCACTGTCATCG ATGAGGTGAGGACTGGTATCTATCGCCAGCTGTTCCACCCTGAGCAGCTCATTACGGGTAAGGAAGATGCTGCCAACAACTACGCCCGCGGTCACTACACTATCGGCAAGGAGATCATTGACATCGTGCTGGACAGGACACGCAAACTG GCTGACCAGTGTACAGGTCTCCAGGGGTTCCTCATCTTCCACAGCTTCGGAGGAGGCACCGGTTCTGGTTTCACCTCCCTGCTGATGGAACGTCTGTCTGTGGACTACGGAAAGAAGTCTAAGCTTGAGTTCGCCGTTTACCCAGCTCCCCAGGTGTCCACCGCTGTGGTGGAGCCCTACAACTCCATCCTGACCACTCACACCACCCTGGAGCACTCCGACTGTGCCTTCATGGTGGACAATGAGGCCATCTATGACATCTGCCGCAGGAACCTCGATATTGAGCGTCCCTCGTACACCAACCTCAACAGGCTCATTGGTCAGATCGTCTCATCCATCACTGCCTCCCTGCGATTCGATGGAGCCCTGAATGTTgatctgacagagttccagaccAACTTGGTGCCCTACCCCCGTATCCACTTCCCTCTGGCCACCTATGCCCCGGTCATCTCTGCTGAGAAGGCCTATCACGAGCAGCTGTCAGTCGCTGACATCACCAACGCCTGCTTCGAGCCAGCCAatcagatggtgaagtgtgaccCTCGTCACGGCAAATACATGGCCTGCTGTCTCCTGTACCGTGGTGACGTTGTTCCCAAAGATGTCAACTCTGCCATCGCTGCCATCAAGACCAAGAGGAGTATCCAGTTTGTGGACTGGTGTCCCACTGGGTTCAAGGTGGGTATCAACTACCAGCCCCCAACGGTGGTTCCTGGAGGAGACCTGGCCAAGGTCCAGAGGGCCGTGTGCATGCTGAGTAACACCACAGCCATCGCTGAGGCCTGGGCCCGTCTGGACCACAAGTTTGACCTGATGTATGCCAAGAGAGCCTTTGTGCACTGGTACGTTGGTGAGGgcatggaggagggagagttCTCTGAGGCCAGAGAGGACATGGCAGCCCTGGAGAAGGACTATGAAGAGGTGGGCACTGACAGCGTgggagaagaggatgaggagggagaggaatatTAA